In Arcobacter ellisii, a genomic segment contains:
- a CDS encoding helix-turn-helix domain-containing protein, with protein MFSSKMYIPNEKLKDWIKVFWFLEGNSNQGLTYTRNILPDGCATITFVIQGNMDLTIYKNGKIKRGIYIIPPVVNAHYDLISDDIFLIDIQLNPSIFYKLFNLPVNQLENRIYTFDELSLNFDKSILEKIYEVKNNKNIIYSLLNDFFINLFDKSNFCSEQIIININQLYKNGNLDEFFNSQNLSTRQIERKVKNFTGLTPQNISRLGRFYSVLEYMKFRQFNIEYSELALEYKFSDQSHFIKEFKHFTKTTPKSFIKEINDFPQFKGLCNITKITN; from the coding sequence ATGTTCTCATCTAAAATGTACATACCTAATGAAAAATTAAAAGATTGGATAAAAGTTTTTTGGTTTTTAGAAGGTAATAGTAATCAAGGATTAACATATACCAGAAATATTTTACCTGATGGTTGTGCAACAATTACTTTTGTTATTCAAGGTAATATGGATTTGACAATATATAAAAATGGAAAAATAAAAAGAGGAATATATATTATTCCTCCCGTTGTAAATGCCCATTATGATTTAATTAGTGATGATATATTTCTAATTGATATTCAATTAAATCCAAGTATTTTTTACAAACTTTTTAATCTCCCAGTTAATCAACTGGAAAATAGAATTTATACATTTGATGAGTTATCATTAAATTTTGATAAATCAATTCTAGAAAAAATTTATGAAGTTAAAAATAATAAAAATATTATATATTCATTATTAAATGATTTTTTTATAAATCTATTTGATAAATCAAATTTTTGTTCTGAACAGATAATTATAAATATAAATCAACTTTATAAAAATGGAAATCTAGATGAATTTTTCAATTCTCAAAATTTATCTACTAGACAAATTGAAAGAAAAGTTAAAAATTTTACAGGATTAACTCCTCAAAATATAAGTAGATTAGGAAGATTTTACTCTGTTTTAGAATATATGAAATTTAGACAATTTAATATTGAATACAGTGAATTAGCTTTAGAATACAAATTTTCTGATCAATCTCATTTTATTAAAGAATTTAAACATTTTACTAAAACCACTCCAAAAAGTTTTATCAAAGAGATAAATGACTTTCCCCAATTTAAAGGCCTATGTAATATAACTAAAATCACTAATTAA
- a CDS encoding TorF family putative porin produces MKKLKSLVASSALLVSTISSMNANDIDTAFNITGASNYLVRGITQTNDKAALFLEGTLLYNGFFTGAWTSNIEFEGLDGNREIDLYAGYSKEIFGFETTLTYTKFLYPDSKDIANLDETEIKVVYPIDKFSLGGKYIFGVYVENDGEKLDYYEGFASYDFDILKLNGSAGSFEDIGDNFEISVSKVFDLQKGSLKLELLYNEFYSDNSSSEDQDNLYAKITYSF; encoded by the coding sequence ATGAAAAAATTAAAATCACTGGTTGCAAGTTCTGCACTATTAGTCTCAACAATCTCATCTATGAATGCAAATGATATAGATACAGCTTTTAATATCACAGGAGCAAGTAACTATTTAGTAAGAGGAATAACTCAAACTAATGATAAAGCTGCACTATTTTTAGAAGGAACTCTACTTTATAATGGTTTTTTCACAGGAGCTTGGACTTCAAATATTGAGTTTGAAGGATTAGATGGAAATAGAGAAATAGATTTGTATGCTGGTTATTCAAAAGAAATTTTTGGATTTGAAACAACATTAACATATACAAAATTTTTATATCCTGATTCAAAAGATATTGCAAATTTAGATGAAACTGAAATAAAAGTTGTTTATCCAATAGATAAATTTTCTCTTGGAGGAAAATATATTTTTGGAGTTTATGTGGAAAATGATGGAGAAAAACTTGATTATTATGAAGGATTTGCATCTTATGATTTTGATATTTTAAAATTGAATGGAAGTGCAGGTTCATTTGAGGATATAGGAGACAACTTTGAAATTAGTGTATCAAAAGTTTTTGATTTACAAAAAGGTTCTTTAAAATTAGAGTTACTTTATAATGAATTCTATTCAGATAACAGTTCAAGTGAAGACCAAGACAATCTTTATGCTAAAATAACTTATTCGTTTTAA
- the peaA gene encoding quinohemoprotein amine dehydrogenase subunit alpha → MKTKSLNSMLRVSVGLLVGTVGLNAANIDGKTIIETKCVACHTPTSQGFSRISDQRKTPEAWFMTVDRMQKDHGLVITKEQEQSVVKYLSDTQGLNYEESKDFRYILEKTPNYQEKFDDTLFVEMCARCHSGARVGLQRRTQGEWDNLVNFHLGKFPTLEYQALARDRDWLDIAQKQIVPYLKNTYGNEKKFELKAIDFEGSWTLFGHKLGDGDFSATLKLTKTSKDNYNLTLNGKFIDGRELNATGSAIVYSGYEFRAKLDVNGVSYNQIFAVNPETLQLSGSMFETLHPEEYSYVKGLKSTNKDTSILGIYPTSLKAGETTTLTIIGNNLDKNIKLSQGLKLNKILEAASNKLVLDVTASSKYDVKEIDFTINSKKFEKEFVVYKKLDGLTITPNYAISRIGDGGGAMPKQHAIFEAYGVIAGSDGKVGTADDINIGKVDAKWNIEAFDERAIEDEDVKYVGTIDSFSGRFTPSFAGPNPKRKFSTNNAGNIKVVATYKDGIETYKADSHMMVTVQKWVNPPIN, encoded by the coding sequence TTGAAGACTAAAAGTTTAAATTCAATGCTAAGAGTTAGTGTTGGTCTTTTGGTAGGAACAGTTGGTTTAAATGCAGCAAATATTGATGGAAAAACAATAATAGAAACAAAATGTGTTGCATGTCATACACCGACTTCTCAAGGATTCAGTAGAATTTCAGACCAAAGAAAAACACCTGAAGCTTGGTTTATGACGGTTGATAGAATGCAAAAAGACCATGGTTTAGTAATAACAAAAGAACAAGAACAAAGTGTTGTTAAATATTTATCTGATACTCAAGGTTTAAATTATGAAGAGAGTAAAGATTTTAGATATATATTAGAAAAAACACCTAATTATCAAGAAAAATTTGATGATACACTATTTGTAGAAATGTGTGCAAGATGTCATAGTGGAGCAAGGGTTGGTTTACAAAGAAGAACTCAAGGAGAGTGGGATAATTTAGTTAATTTCCATTTAGGAAAATTCCCAACATTAGAGTATCAAGCACTTGCAAGAGATAGGGATTGGTTGGATATCGCTCAAAAACAAATTGTTCCTTATTTAAAAAATACTTATGGAAATGAGAAAAAGTTTGAATTAAAAGCAATTGATTTTGAGGGTAGTTGGACTCTATTTGGGCATAAACTTGGTGATGGTGATTTTAGTGCAACATTAAAACTTACAAAAACTTCAAAAGATAATTACAATTTAACTTTAAATGGAAAGTTTATTGATGGAAGAGAATTAAATGCAACAGGAAGTGCGATTGTTTATAGTGGTTATGAATTTAGAGCAAAATTAGATGTAAATGGTGTCTCTTATAATCAAATATTTGCAGTTAATCCAGAAACTTTACAATTATCTGGAAGTATGTTTGAAACATTACATCCTGAAGAATACTCTTATGTAAAAGGTTTAAAATCAACAAATAAAGATACATCAATCTTAGGAATTTATCCAACTTCTTTAAAAGCTGGAGAAACAACAACTCTAACAATAATAGGAAATAATTTAGATAAAAATATCAAATTATCACAAGGATTAAAATTAAATAAAATTTTAGAAGCTGCATCAAATAAATTAGTTTTAGATGTAACTGCAAGTTCAAAATATGATGTAAAAGAGATTGATTTTACAATCAATTCTAAAAAATTTGAAAAAGAGTTTGTAGTTTATAAAAAACTTGATGGTTTAACAATTACTCCAAATTATGCAATTTCAAGAATTGGTGATGGTGGTGGAGCTATGCCAAAACAACATGCAATTTTTGAAGCTTATGGAGTAATTGCAGGAAGTGATGGAAAAGTTGGAACTGCTGATGATATAAATATTGGAAAAGTAGATGCAAAATGGAATATAGAGGCTTTTGACGAAAGAGCTATTGAAGATGAAGATGTTAAATATGTTGGAACAATTGATTCATTTAGTGGAAGATTTACACCATCGTTTGCAGGACCAAATCCAAAAAGAAAATTTAGCACTAATAATGCTGGAAATATAAAAGTAGTAGCAACTTATAAAGATGGTATTGAAACATATAAAGCAGATTCTCATATGATGGTTACAGTTCAAAAATGGGTAAATCCTCCAATTAATTAG
- the peaB gene encoding quinohemoprotein amine dehydrogenase maturation protein yields MSNNEFKVNRQNFRIVKKDNENLLFHVPTTSLFEIDETNEKLLNRLNNKELKITDFSKEELVELEKLNIIGNIEKQEYIEVKNFPATTLILNVATGCNLSCTYCYKADLTTLKNSGNMSFETATAAIEQLYAGAPNQKVYNVTFFGGEPLSNFTLIKEVTTFAVKFFKEKNALVDFTMTTNATLLTKEIIEFLKAYKFGITISIDGPKAIHNKTRLTNAGTGSYDAVRKKVEMLLSLYNDRPIGARVTLTRGVTQIEEIWDHLYNELKFTEVGFAPATASDNAMFNLSEFELLKVFEGFKEMGEKYIYSALKDEFNGFSNLHRLLGDIHAGRKKKLPCGAGVGLLSVSYDGNFDLCHRFTGSDFGNFGNIKTGLDKPRLSNFIEKRLNKNDGDCSTCHIRNLCAGGCYHESYIRYNDPTKAVLHYCDIMRDWIDFGLYAYSKIRNNNPKFFDLYFKEEKGDVNGLI; encoded by the coding sequence ATGAGTAATAATGAATTTAAAGTAAATAGACAAAATTTTAGAATTGTTAAAAAAGATAATGAAAATTTACTTTTTCATGTACCTACAACTTCTTTATTTGAAATAGATGAAACAAATGAAAAATTGTTAAATAGATTAAATAATAAAGAATTAAAAATAACTGATTTTTCCAAAGAAGAATTAGTTGAGTTAGAAAAACTAAATATTATTGGAAATATTGAAAAACAAGAGTACATAGAAGTTAAAAACTTTCCTGCAACTACACTTATTTTAAATGTAGCAACAGGTTGTAATCTTAGTTGTACTTATTGTTATAAAGCAGATTTAACAACTTTGAAAAATAGTGGAAATATGAGTTTTGAAACTGCAACTGCTGCAATTGAACAACTTTATGCAGGTGCTCCTAATCAAAAAGTTTACAATGTAACTTTTTTTGGTGGCGAGCCTTTGAGTAATTTTACTTTGATTAAAGAGGTTACAACTTTTGCAGTTAAATTTTTTAAAGAGAAAAATGCACTTGTTGATTTTACAATGACAACAAATGCAACACTTTTAACAAAAGAGATAATAGAGTTTTTAAAAGCTTATAAGTTTGGAATTACAATTAGTATTGATGGACCAAAAGCAATACATAATAAAACTAGACTTACAAATGCTGGAACTGGAAGTTATGACGCAGTTAGAAAAAAAGTAGAGATGCTTTTAAGTTTATATAATGATAGACCAATAGGTGCAAGAGTGACTCTTACGCGCGGAGTTACTCAAATTGAAGAGATTTGGGACCATTTATATAATGAACTAAAATTTACAGAAGTTGGATTTGCACCAGCAACTGCAAGTGATAACGCTATGTTTAATCTAAGTGAATTTGAACTTTTAAAAGTATTTGAAGGTTTTAAAGAGATGGGAGAAAAATATATATATTCAGCTTTAAAAGATGAATTTAATGGTTTTTCAAATCTACATAGATTACTTGGCGACATTCACGCAGGAAGAAAGAAAAAACTTCCTTGTGGTGCAGGTGTTGGGTTATTATCAGTTAGTTATGATGGAAATTTTGATTTATGCCATAGATTTACTGGAAGTGATTTTGGTAATTTTGGAAATATTAAAACAGGTCTTGATAAACCAAGACTATCAAACTTTATTGAAAAAAGATTAAATAAAAATGATGGAGATTGTTCAACTTGTCATATTAGAAATCTGTGTGCAGGAGGTTGTTATCACGAAAGTTATATTAGATACAACGACCCTACAAAAGCGGTGCTTCATTACTGCGATATTATGAGAGACTGGATAGATTTTGGATTATATGCTTATTCAAAAATAAGAAATAATAATCCTAAGTTTTTTGACTTATATTTTAAAGAAGAAAAAGGAGATGTAAATGGGCTTATTTAA
- the qhpC gene encoding quinohemoprotein amine dehydrogenase subunit gamma, with product MGLFKPLNPKADLLNKSIKEGREKEVVAMQSIVGCTSTFDPGWEVDAFGGVAGLCQPMESDLYGCSDPCWWPTQVPDTMNNPGWSSKSPASSKEWRNLNSVFPIDDK from the coding sequence ATGGGCTTATTTAAACCTTTAAATCCAAAAGCAGATTTATTAAATAAATCTATAAAAGAGGGACGAGAAAAAGAAGTTGTTGCAATGCAAAGTATTGTTGGGTGTACAAGTACATTTGACCCAGGTTGGGAAGTTGATGCTTTTGGTGGAGTAGCAGGACTTTGTCAACCAATGGAATCAGACCTTTATGGATGTTCAGATCCTTGTTGGTGGCCAACACAAGTTCCTGATACTATGAATAATCCAGGATGGAGTTCAAAATCACCAGCAAGTTCAAAAGAGTGGAGAAATCTAAATTCTGTTTTTCCAATAGATGATAAATAA
- the peaD gene encoding quinohemoprotein amine dehydrogenase subunit beta — protein MKRVSILSSLVLGMFISGCSLTQPTTPTSNTQNLKLEKNRDYLATVSRKNELHIVDSTTNKLYKTCKLQGDYMSGGMVISPKGDTAYVLQDNWGAVYGYDLNSCENTFRAKFSYDNVRAMSIFSFTLSPDGKKLYTISNPTQMLNDRYKVLDPVFKTFNTNDGLDAKPIDSFKAPRQITVMATADDGTLYASGSNVYKIDPEKKEFSIAAKLRNWDRANYSSADVLAMWPIGNVSKEFLLMYTAAKFPNDKMDMNEAEFVWGATRVDLKTNEIVQEDFAPLESVMFTGMTHPKDTNLLYGVLTDLTKFDRKNQKVIKRVYLDHSYYCINFATDASKIYLGGTFNDIAVYNPDTLEKITTIKLPDGDVGAGTLQVFRVK, from the coding sequence ATGAAAAGAGTTTCGATATTAAGTTCATTAGTTTTAGGTATGTTTATTAGTGGTTGTAGTTTAACACAACCAACAACTCCAACAAGTAATACTCAAAATTTAAAATTAGAAAAAAATAGAGATTATTTAGCAACTGTTAGTAGAAAAAATGAATTACATATAGTAGATTCAACTACAAATAAACTTTATAAAACTTGTAAATTACAAGGTGATTATATGAGTGGAGGAATGGTTATTTCTCCAAAAGGTGATACTGCTTATGTTCTACAAGATAATTGGGGTGCAGTTTATGGATATGATTTAAATAGTTGTGAAAATACATTTAGAGCAAAATTTTCTTATGATAATGTAAGAGCGATGTCAATTTTTTCATTTACCTTAAGTCCTGATGGGAAAAAGCTTTATACTATTTCGAATCCAACACAAATGTTAAATGATAGATATAAAGTTCTTGACCCAGTATTTAAAACATTTAATACAAATGACGGATTAGATGCTAAACCAATTGATAGTTTTAAAGCACCAAGACAAATAACAGTTATGGCAACTGCTGATGATGGAACTTTATATGCGTCTGGTTCAAATGTATATAAAATAGATCCAGAGAAAAAAGAGTTTTCAATTGCTGCAAAATTGAGAAATTGGGATAGAGCAAATTACTCTTCAGCTGATGTTTTAGCAATGTGGCCAATTGGAAATGTATCAAAAGAGTTTTTACTTATGTATACAGCTGCCAAATTCCCAAATGATAAAATGGATATGAATGAAGCAGAGTTTGTTTGGGGAGCAACTAGAGTTGATTTGAAAACAAATGAAATTGTTCAAGAAGATTTTGCACCACTTGAAAGTGTAATGTTTACAGGTATGACTCATCCAAAAGATACAAATCTTTTATATGGAGTTTTAACTGATTTAACAAAATTTGATAGAAAAAATCAAAAGGTTATTAAAAGAGTTTATTTAGACCATTCATACTATTGTATAAATTTTGCAACAGATGCTTCTAAAATTTATCTTGGTGGAACTTTTAATGATATAGCGGTTTATAATCCAGATACTTTAGAAAAAATTACAACAATAAAATTACCTGATGGTGATGTTGGAGCTGGAACTTTACAAGTATTTAGGGTTAAGTAA
- a CDS encoding ABC transporter ATP-binding protein: MFKNILYPLLRKNKRGFFVIFFFSILVSLGGAIQPFIMQHIIDNAILASNINQLFYLVLISFFLAIFVMLMSAVNEIYYTKNSMNILFEFRKIVFNRLFLHDKTFLNKYHSADLMSRVQGDISELQRFYTDSIFSLFSTIISLVFISCIIYSYNIKLMILILIFLPIEFICLKPLYPHMQNSTKTMRESTSNIGKFFIESFRYMLTIKNLGAKEQVIDKLDFIQDDYKNIVIKNKKINLLFSQIPAFISLLGKTIIIAYGGYLTIKGELKIGELVAFLTYFTMILAPVHTILGVINNFPKVKVSLNRVLEILPKEKDNIELITKNFDLSIKNLEFFYSNNKIFENLNLFIKEKSKIAIIGKNGAGKTTFADLLCGFVKANNGDIFIGNQKIGKNDYINFSLYLVKLEQSPIIFDDTLKNNLLLAKNNASEEELIDSLKKTGMFEWFKKLEKGLNTNILESGANLSGGQKQRLALSRLILLNPKIIILDEFTSSIDEKDSTWFYENISLIFPNSTIIAITHNLNMLSYFEKVYLLEDKTLKEYKNA, encoded by the coding sequence ATGTTTAAAAATATTTTATATCCTCTCTTACGTAAAAATAAGAGAGGATTTTTTGTCATTTTCTTTTTTTCAATTCTTGTATCTCTTGGTGGAGCAATTCAACCATTTATTATGCAACACATAATTGATAATGCAATTTTAGCTTCAAATATAAATCAACTTTTTTATCTTGTTTTAATCTCTTTTTTTCTTGCAATTTTTGTGATGTTGATGAGTGCTGTAAATGAGATTTATTACACAAAAAATTCAATGAATATTTTATTTGAATTTAGAAAAATAGTTTTTAATAGACTATTTTTACATGATAAAACTTTTTTAAATAAATATCATTCTGCAGATTTGATGAGTAGAGTTCAAGGTGATATTAGTGAACTTCAAAGGTTTTATACAGATAGTATATTTTCACTATTTTCAACTATCATTAGTCTTGTATTTATCTCTTGTATTATATATTCATATAATATAAAACTAATGATATTAATACTTATATTTTTACCAATAGAGTTTATTTGTTTAAAACCTCTATATCCACATATGCAAAATAGTACAAAAACTATGAGGGAATCAACTTCAAATATTGGTAAATTTTTTATAGAAAGTTTTAGATATATGTTAACTATAAAAAATCTTGGAGCAAAAGAACAAGTTATAGACAAACTTGATTTTATTCAAGATGATTATAAAAATATTGTAATAAAAAACAAAAAAATAAATCTACTTTTTTCTCAAATTCCTGCATTTATCTCTCTTCTTGGAAAAACAATAATTATAGCTTATGGTGGATATTTGACAATTAAAGGTGAATTAAAAATAGGTGAACTTGTGGCATTTTTGACATACTTTACTATGATTTTAGCACCAGTTCATACGATATTAGGAGTTATAAATAATTTTCCAAAAGTAAAAGTAAGTCTTAATAGAGTGCTTGAAATATTACCAAAAGAGAAAGATAATATAGAATTAATAACAAAAAATTTTGATTTAAGCATAAAAAATTTAGAGTTTTTTTACTCAAACAATAAAATATTTGAAAATCTAAATCTTTTTATAAAAGAAAAAAGTAAAATCGCAATTATTGGAAAAAACGGTGCAGGTAAAACTACCTTCGCTGATTTACTTTGTGGATTTGTAAAAGCTAACAATGGAGATATTTTTATAGGAAATCAAAAAATAGGAAAAAATGATTATATAAACTTCTCTTTATATTTGGTAAAGTTAGAACAAAGCCCAATTATTTTTGACGATACATTAAAAAACAATCTTCTTTTAGCTAAAAACAATGCAAGTGAAGAGGAGTTAATAGATTCTCTAAAAAAAACAGGTATGTTTGAGTGGTTTAAAAAGTTAGAAAAAGGTTTAAATACAAATATTTTAGAATCAGGAGCAAATCTTTCTGGTGGTCAAAAACAAAGATTAGCTCTTTCAAGATTAATTTTATTAAATCCAAAAATTATAATTTTAGATGAATTTACCTCTTCAATTGATGAAAAAGATAGTACTTGGTTTTATGAAAATATTTCATTAATTTTCCCAAATTCAACTATTATTGCAATAACACATAATCTAAATATGTTGAGCTATTTTGAAAAAGTTTATTTACTTGAAGATAAAACTTTAAAAGAGTACAAAAATGCCTAA
- the qhpE gene encoding subtilisin-like serine protease QhpE, whose product MPKEVFVALIDSGCDFETFEKIAIEIEENEIKIVNQKKINFEHGNVIGNIIKDENTNIYDIQVFNENLSTTPNHIFGALNYLKDKKVDVISMSLGLKTNYKEIESLVNEFIKKGVVIISSYPRRGEEFVYPASYENVIKVTSEGMCKDDKVVVLDKEKLFFGANPFSNVKNVAGSSVAVAKFTKEFCSFFKKGFSKVEIIEEFSKRIVK is encoded by the coding sequence ATGCCTAAAGAGGTTTTTGTTGCACTAATAGATAGCGGTTGTGATTTTGAAACCTTTGAAAAAATTGCAATAGAGATTGAAGAGAATGAAATAAAAATAGTAAATCAAAAAAAAATAAATTTTGAACATGGAAATGTTATTGGAAATATTATAAAAGATGAAAATACAAATATTTATGATATTCAAGTATTTAACGAAAATTTATCAACTACTCCTAATCATATTTTTGGTGCATTAAATTATCTAAAAGATAAAAAAGTTGATGTAATAAGTATGAGTTTGGGACTTAAAACAAACTATAAAGAGATAGAAAGTTTAGTGAATGAATTTATAAAAAAAGGTGTTGTAATAATCTCTTCATACCCAAGGCGTGGAGAAGAGTTTGTTTATCCCGCTTCTTATGAAAATGTTATAAAAGTAACTTCTGAGGGAATGTGTAAAGATGATAAAGTAGTTGTTTTAGATAAAGAAAAACTATTTTTTGGAGCAAATCCATTTTCAAATGTAAAAAATGTAGCAGGTTCAAGTGTTGCCGTTGCTAAGTTTACAAAAGAGTTTTGTTCTTTTTTCAAAAAGGGTTTTAGTAAAGTTGAGATAATTGAAGAGTTTTCAAAAAGGATTGTTAAATGA
- the qhpG gene encoding flavin-dependent monooxygenase QhpG — MNSNKKIVVLGAGIAGTSTAIGLKKLGFDVTVIYKNRPFTAFEGFSEKTKEGLISQGCINASKLLVEQSLRNSNWATKSNRVNYEFVVNRSILDNALLEDLKENQIKIIEAKVVGAIDSLEKKPKITYKIDEEKYDLIADFMVDARGRFTPFKDEYICGPKSFSLLQELELENIKENKTSIDSVKDGWIWQAYVGNKRGYIQFSCDEEFLNRVNSFEDMLKILQEQDIKLWSLNNYKVVGKLVKRDSFCKIHKEIINNKMILVGDSASSVDPLSGNGAFQAMSMSSIAPYVINTILNKSEVEQKVAIDFYKSRVEFIFDKFTKIGKEFYLLEKRFDTIFWQKRQTWPQNKDKLENQIPRIEKKAVVKNGFVNQSEVIITKENPFGACYFGNIEIIDLAKYCLKNRFEDSLEYFDVFSKEKNLSMEFYNSLKKWFISQEILF, encoded by the coding sequence ATGAATAGTAATAAAAAGATAGTTGTACTTGGTGCTGGAATTGCAGGTACTTCTACAGCTATAGGACTTAAAAAATTAGGTTTTGATGTAACAGTGATTTATAAAAATAGACCTTTTACTGCTTTTGAAGGATTTAGTGAAAAAACAAAAGAGGGACTTATTTCTCAAGGTTGTATAAATGCTTCTAAACTTTTAGTTGAACAATCTTTACGAAATTCAAATTGGGCAACAAAATCAAATAGAGTAAATTATGAATTTGTTGTAAATAGAAGCATATTAGACAATGCCTTATTAGAAGATTTAAAAGAGAATCAAATAAAAATAATTGAAGCAAAAGTTGTAGGAGCAATAGATTCACTTGAAAAAAAACCTAAAATTACATATAAAATAGATGAAGAAAAATATGATTTAATTGCAGATTTTATGGTTGATGCAAGGGGTAGATTTACTCCTTTTAAAGATGAATATATTTGTGGTCCAAAAAGTTTTTCTCTTCTTCAAGAATTAGAACTTGAAAATATAAAAGAAAATAAAACTTCCATTGATTCTGTAAAAGATGGTTGGATTTGGCAAGCTTATGTTGGAAATAAAAGAGGTTATATTCAATTTTCTTGTGATGAAGAGTTTTTAAATAGAGTTAATAGTTTTGAAGATATGTTAAAAATTTTGCAAGAACAAGATATAAAACTTTGGAGTTTAAATAACTATAAAGTTGTAGGAAAATTAGTAAAAAGAGATTCTTTTTGCAAAATCCATAAAGAGATAATAAATAATAAAATGATATTAGTTGGGGATAGTGCATCAAGTGTTGACCCACTTTCTGGAAATGGTGCATTTCAAGCTATGAGTATGTCAAGTATTGCCCCATATGTAATAAATACAATTTTAAATAAAAGTGAAGTCGAACAAAAAGTGGCAATTGATTTTTATAAAAGTAGGGTAGAGTTTATTTTTGATAAATTTACAAAAATTGGTAAAGAGTTTTATTTATTAGAAAAAAGATTTGATACAATTTTTTGGCAAAAAAGACAAACTTGGCCACAAAATAAAGATAAATTAGAAAATCAAATTCCAAGAATAGAAAAAAAAGCAGTCGTAAAAAATGGTTTTGTAAATCAAAGTGAGGTAATAATCACAAAAGAGAATCCTTTTGGTGCTTGTTATTTTGGTAATATTGAAATTATAGACCTAGCTAAATATTGTTTGAAAAATAGATTTGAAGACTCTTTAGAATATTTTGATGTTTTTTCCAAAGAGAAAAATCTCTCAATGGAATTTTATAACTCTTTGAAAAAATGGTTTATTTCTCAAGAGATATTATTTTAA